A section of the Candidatus Thioglobus autotrophicus genome encodes:
- a CDS encoding type II secretion system F family protein: MAAVYKYKGIQGNQYTDGKVEALNKDEAAFKLKEDKIIITSLERVSGEEVELDDGAGKKVKRIKKKVPIHEVIAFTKKLETMIRAGLPILETISMIEKQTINPTLKQVITQIHNDVESGTPLSDSFAKHSYVFNNVYINLLRAGESSGKVDLFLSKLVIGMEKDEKIRSSIKGALTYPIVLLVVAMAVIILMMVFVVPVFQDMFKGVPGGLPATTQIVVDISEFMRNPMGGGLLAVVFMAISVSLSALVKSNYKIRRSWHKFILKLPLFGELIQKSALSKIAMIQGNLTAAGVPVIESLDIAATSNDNIIIKEAMIEVKKGVFSGEPLSVLFEKNPFIFPATFTAMTSVGERTGNMEEMFESIARYYEEEMDVTITQLTSMLEPIMIVFMGVTVGFILVAMYTPMFQMGQTL; the protein is encoded by the coding sequence ATGGCAGCAGTATATAAATATAAAGGAATACAAGGTAATCAATATACTGATGGCAAGGTTGAGGCACTCAATAAAGATGAGGCAGCATTCAAGTTAAAAGAAGACAAGATCATTATCACTTCTTTGGAGAGGGTTTCGGGGGAAGAAGTTGAGTTGGATGATGGCGCAGGTAAGAAAGTTAAACGAATTAAGAAAAAAGTCCCCATTCATGAAGTTATTGCTTTTACCAAAAAATTAGAAACCATGATACGTGCAGGTTTGCCGATTTTAGAGACTATCTCTATGATTGAAAAACAAACGATAAATCCGACTTTAAAACAAGTTATTACTCAGATACACAATGATGTTGAATCCGGCACACCACTTTCAGACTCCTTTGCAAAACACTCTTATGTGTTTAATAACGTTTACATTAATCTATTAAGAGCGGGCGAGTCGAGCGGCAAGGTTGATTTATTTTTAAGTAAATTAGTGATTGGTATGGAGAAGGATGAGAAGATTCGATCTAGCATTAAAGGCGCCTTGACTTATCCTATAGTGCTACTTGTAGTAGCAATGGCAGTTATTATCTTAATGATGGTGTTTGTTGTTCCTGTATTTCAAGATATGTTTAAAGGTGTTCCAGGTGGATTGCCGGCAACTACGCAAATAGTGGTAGATATTAGTGAATTTATGCGAAATCCAATGGGGGGAGGATTGCTAGCAGTTGTATTTATGGCGATAAGTGTTTCTTTATCAGCCCTTGTTAAGAGTAATTATAAGATTAGACGTAGCTGGCATAAATTTATTTTAAAACTCCCTCTTTTTGGTGAATTAATTCAAAAATCAGCGCTATCTAAAATTGCAATGATTCAAGGCAACCTAACTGCTGCAGGCGTACCAGTAATCGAATCTTTGGATATTGCTGCCACTTCTAATGATAATATTATTATCAAAGAAGCCATGATTGAGGTTAAAAAAGGGGTTTTCTCAGGTGAGCCGCTATCAGTACTTTTTGAGAAGAATCCTTTTATTTTTCCAGCTACTTTTACCGCAATGACTTCAGTCGGGGAAAGGACCGGCAACATGGAGGAGATGTTTGAATCAATTGCCCGTTATTATGAAGAAGAGATGGATGTTACTATTACTCAGCTAACCTCAATGTTGGAGCCGATCATGATTGTATTTATGGGTGTTACTGTTGGTTTTATTTTGGTAGCGATGTATACTCCAATGTTTCAAATGGGACAAACTCTTTAA
- a CDS encoding GspE/PulE family protein, translating to MKLGIPIEAAKQIASFLVGYGLITDEQLSHATISSNEGGKGLIDTIIEHNFTSEKLIVNALSETYELDYINLLDDKIVDSSVISILPKKFICENRVIPIRDKGGTLDVVISEPSALNIMASIRLLTDKKIHAYITTFSQVDEFLANLNDIPLTQNEKDRESIVEEEVSQNQARSSIVIDFVDKALKRAIKLGVSDVHLEIYKKFGRMRFRLDGVLIDQKDQDKDLFENYAAIVTRIKIMSKLDIAERRLPQDGAMSLQAGKKEVDFRVSVLPTSFGERVVMRILDTSSISLTIETLGFLEEDEQAFKDAVDAPQGMVLVTGPTGSGKSTTLYAALGRINKDDINILTAEDPVEFTIDGVGQVHVKEDIGLTFSAALRSFLRQDPEVVMVGEIRDKETADIAIKAALTGHLVLSTLHTNDAISTITRLINMGLAPYLITSSLTLIVAQRLARKVCEACKTQDESVTQGQLMSIGFTPEEASRTQLCYGKGCSKCNKTGYKGRKGIYEVLRVTDNIKQGVLSGLTTPELLKIAKEKDHFSTMQEVGRGFLLEGAISLKEYQRILMSE from the coding sequence ATGAAGTTAGGCATTCCTATTGAAGCAGCAAAGCAAATAGCTTCTTTTTTAGTTGGTTATGGCTTGATTACTGATGAGCAGCTTTCGCATGCCACTATCTCCAGTAATGAGGGTGGTAAAGGCTTGATAGATACAATAATTGAGCACAATTTTACTAGTGAGAAGTTAATTGTTAATGCGCTTTCTGAAACTTATGAACTGGACTACATAAATTTATTAGATGATAAGATTGTGGATTCATCTGTTATTAGCATACTACCTAAAAAGTTTATTTGTGAAAATAGGGTAATTCCTATCCGTGATAAGGGTGGAACGTTAGATGTAGTGATTTCAGAGCCTTCTGCTCTGAACATTATGGCAAGTATTAGACTCCTAACTGATAAAAAAATACATGCCTATATTACTACTTTTAGCCAGGTTGATGAGTTTTTAGCAAATTTAAACGATATTCCTTTAACTCAAAATGAGAAAGATAGGGAGAGTATTGTTGAGGAAGAGGTTAGTCAAAATCAAGCGCGCTCAAGTATTGTTATTGATTTTGTAGATAAGGCTTTGAAAAGGGCAATTAAATTGGGAGTGAGTGATGTACATCTAGAGATTTATAAAAAGTTTGGTAGGATGCGTTTTAGACTGGATGGTGTATTGATAGATCAAAAAGATCAAGATAAAGACCTTTTTGAGAATTATGCCGCTATTGTGACGCGTATTAAGATTATGTCAAAGCTTGATATTGCTGAGCGTAGGTTGCCGCAAGACGGTGCAATGAGTTTACAGGCTGGAAAAAAAGAAGTTGATTTTCGTGTATCGGTATTACCAACAAGCTTTGGTGAGCGAGTAGTTATGCGTATTTTAGATACCAGTTCTATTTCCTTAACCATAGAAACATTAGGGTTTTTAGAAGAAGATGAGCAAGCTTTTAAAGATGCAGTAGATGCGCCACAAGGCATGGTGTTAGTAACAGGCCCTACTGGTAGTGGTAAATCTACCACTTTATACGCTGCACTAGGTAGAATAAATAAAGATGATATTAATATACTTACTGCGGAAGACCCTGTGGAATTTACTATCGATGGCGTAGGGCAAGTGCATGTCAAAGAAGACATTGGACTGACATTTTCAGCAGCATTGCGTTCATTTTTACGCCAAGATCCAGAAGTAGTAATGGTGGGCGAAATTCGTGATAAAGAAACTGCTGATATCGCTATAAAAGCTGCATTAACAGGGCATTTAGTGCTTTCTACATTACATACTAACGACGCTATTAGTACAATCACCCGTCTAATTAATATGGGGCTAGCACCTTACTTAATAACGTCATCTTTAACATTGATAGTGGCGCAAAGATTAGCACGTAAAGTTTGTGAAGCTTGCAAAACCCAGGACGAGTCTGTCACACAAGGGCAATTAATGTCAATTGGCTTTACTCCAGAGGAGGCATCTAGAACACAACTTTGTTATGGCAAAGGGTGCTCTAAATGCAACAAAACAGGCTATAAAGGGCGTAAAGGTATATACGAAGTACTTAGAGTGACTGATAATATTAAACAAGGTGTTTTGAGCGGATTAACCACACCAGAACTTTTAAAAATTGCTAAAGAAAAGGACCATTTTTCCACTATGCAAGAAGTAGGCAGAGGATTTTTATTAGAAGGGGCTATTAGCTTAAAAGAGTATCAACGCATACTCATGTCTGAATAA
- the pilQ gene encoding type IV pilus secretin PilQ has product MIRISRVFFILFFVVLTSSCTTNEMRGQKALLEPEKFMKERTESVDRTVSLGPVIQVDSELEKKIRNNERRQINKEERKNYINVSDANNSVFPITINFENVSIQDMAVMFSEITGKNILVGDEVDGKVTAKLVNVPWDKALDSVLKTKKLAKHVDEKANIIRIHNQGVLVAQEEFDRKRIEDLQKTRDAQRAIEPIYTEIFRLYYTKAVDIKSEIESVMDSVGSSGPDSVSKSKNIRVTIDDRLNSLIVQATKSELNLIARLIKEVDVRTRQVLIEAFIVEATDDFSKELGAKFGMSANNLGNVDGDRYALTAAGTGGGTQADGTASSYSSGTGLLSNNGLTSPLGGIGFMLATSSTNLKIELSASEKDGVTKVLSNPRVFTLDNEEAIVIQGDEIPYPSSADGGGTDYEFREAGVKLTVTPSIVGDGNVILKVKVEKNSPDYSKSNTAPAINKREIITTLLVKDNTVVVIGGVFTQTTVDATNKVPFFGDLPLIGGLFSYKKDSDVRKELLIFLAPRII; this is encoded by the coding sequence ATGATAAGAATTAGTAGAGTATTTTTTATTTTATTTTTTGTAGTATTGACATCATCATGTACTACAAATGAAATGAGAGGGCAAAAAGCTCTTCTTGAGCCTGAAAAATTTATGAAAGAAAGGACTGAAAGTGTTGATAGAACTGTTTCTCTTGGCCCTGTGATTCAAGTAGACTCTGAACTTGAGAAAAAAATTCGCAATAATGAAAGAAGGCAAATTAATAAAGAAGAAAGAAAGAATTATATTAATGTTAGTGATGCTAATAATAGCGTGTTTCCTATTACTATTAATTTTGAAAATGTAAGCATTCAAGATATGGCTGTTATGTTTTCAGAGATTACAGGTAAAAATATCCTAGTGGGCGATGAGGTTGATGGAAAAGTTACCGCAAAGTTGGTAAATGTACCATGGGATAAAGCCCTAGATTCAGTCCTAAAAACTAAGAAATTAGCTAAACACGTCGATGAGAAGGCGAATATTATTCGTATTCATAACCAGGGTGTACTAGTGGCGCAAGAGGAATTTGATCGCAAAAGAATTGAAGACTTGCAAAAGACTCGTGATGCGCAGCGCGCTATTGAGCCAATTTATACTGAAATATTTCGCTTATATTACACCAAAGCAGTCGATATAAAATCTGAAATTGAGAGTGTAATGGACTCTGTTGGAAGTAGTGGCCCCGACTCTGTTAGTAAATCTAAGAATATAAGGGTTACCATCGATGATCGCTTAAATTCACTTATTGTTCAGGCAACTAAATCAGAGTTAAATCTGATTGCGCGTTTGATTAAAGAAGTGGACGTCCGCACGAGGCAAGTTTTAATTGAGGCTTTTATTGTTGAAGCGACAGATGACTTTAGTAAAGAGTTGGGCGCTAAATTTGGCATGAGTGCCAATAATCTAGGCAATGTTGATGGTGATCGTTACGCACTTACAGCGGCCGGAACTGGAGGTGGTACGCAGGCTGATGGAACCGCAAGTTCATATAGTAGTGGTACAGGATTATTATCAAATAATGGTCTTACATCTCCATTGGGTGGCATAGGCTTTATGTTGGCAACATCTTCAACTAATCTAAAAATAGAATTATCAGCCTCTGAAAAAGACGGCGTTACAAAAGTATTATCTAACCCAAGGGTGTTTACACTTGATAATGAGGAGGCCATTGTTATTCAGGGTGATGAGATACCTTATCCATCATCAGCAGATGGCGGTGGAACAGATTACGAGTTTAGAGAAGCAGGAGTTAAGTTAACGGTAACACCATCTATTGTTGGTGATGGCAATGTAATTTTAAAAGTAAAGGTTGAAAAAAATTCACCTGATTACAGTAAGAGTAATACAGCCCCTGCAATTAATAAGCGTGAGATCATCACTACGTTATTAGTTAAAGATAACACTGTTGTTGTAATTGGCGGTGTGTTTACACAGACAACAGTTGATGCAACTAATAAAGTCCCATTTTTTGGAGATCTTCCTTTAATTGGCGGTCTATTTAGTTATAAAAAAGATTCCGATGTTCGAAAAGAGCTGCTTATTTTCTTAGCCCCTCGTATTATTTAA
- a CDS encoding pilus assembly protein PilP, translating into MKNKLFIIILSVFLSTAVTVVANESRNPFEDITSGSGGGVNAYPNGEVLEGVHPLKKYPVNNYILMALIASNEGDIAMVKIKNGEDFFVRVNDTLGNANGKITGINKRGIEVTEKDKVVSLLVRNRSVSNDKN; encoded by the coding sequence ATGAAAAATAAATTATTTATTATTATTTTAAGTGTTTTTTTATCAACGGCAGTAACCGTGGTGGCAAATGAAAGTAGGAATCCGTTTGAAGATATCACATCTGGATCAGGCGGAGGGGTTAATGCTTATCCTAATGGTGAAGTGTTAGAAGGCGTACATCCACTAAAAAAATACCCAGTTAATAATTATATATTGATGGCATTGATTGCCTCAAATGAGGGTGATATTGCCATGGTTAAAATAAAAAATGGAGAAGATTTTTTTGTTAGAGTGAATGATACACTCGGCAATGCTAATGGAAAAATAACAGGCATTAATAAGCGCGGCATTGAGGTTACAGAAAAAGATAAAGTAGTTTCTTTATTGGTTAGAAATAGGAGTGTTAGCAATGATAAGAATTAG
- the pilO gene encoding type 4a pilus biogenesis protein PilO, which translates to MAINMDMDVGELIKSLFAKKRSKRGSSSALMDGPYAKIIISGVLVLLVIVLYVVYVYVPMQEKLEQQKRQISQVNNLKNDIAVLSVRITKEEIKLKASKKDFNSRTKLFHTDKELEDLYRHISMLALSNQLMISKLEKVGEIPVFEVQKGLSSKKKSAKDEVKKVAYYEFKVRFEISGNYSNYTRFRKGLAELKKIINIDVEKIIVLESKTKKGEVKVSATLATYRLPANESEKTINSGG; encoded by the coding sequence ATGGCAATTAATATGGATATGGATGTTGGTGAGTTGATTAAGAGTTTGTTTGCCAAAAAAAGATCTAAAAGAGGCTCTTCATCTGCTCTAATGGATGGCCCGTATGCAAAAATTATAATTTCCGGTGTATTGGTGCTATTGGTGATTGTCTTGTATGTAGTATATGTGTATGTGCCAATGCAAGAAAAATTAGAGCAACAAAAAAGGCAAATTTCTCAAGTTAATAATTTAAAAAATGATATAGCAGTTTTATCCGTTAGAATTACTAAAGAGGAGATCAAACTCAAAGCCTCAAAAAAAGATTTTAACAGTCGAACTAAGTTATTCCATACTGACAAAGAATTGGAGGATTTGTACCGCCATATCAGTATGTTGGCACTTAGTAATCAGCTTATGATTTCAAAGCTAGAAAAAGTGGGTGAAATTCCAGTTTTTGAAGTACAAAAAGGACTCAGTTCGAAGAAAAAGAGTGCGAAGGATGAAGTAAAAAAAGTAGCTTACTATGAGTTCAAGGTAAGATTTGAAATTAGCGGCAATTATTCTAACTACACAAGGTTTAGAAAGGGTCTGGCAGAATTGAAGAAAATTATTAATATTGATGTAGAAAAAATTATTGTATTAGAGTCTAAAACTAAAAAAGGTGAAGTTAAGGTTTCTGCCACACTGGCAACTTACCGATTACCAGCTAATGAATCTGAAAAAACTATAAATTCTGGAGGGTAG
- the pilM gene encoding pilus assembly protein PilM: MNYLSKLSVEQEDLVGVDITPGCIRLAQLSGNDDKWLLTKLGYKYIDDATDTNSIKSQAEQYVNKLVQTIASAKITTTNAAVSIPVSSAIIKVVTLPLMSDEELQEAVDTNSLWENAVQLTDNLEDYSIFWQVLKRNTAENQMDLLFVASKLDDIDHYLDIVRQAGLNPVVVDVRCFAIRNALELRKDLTKGDAPIAILEFGLNENYILILHEDSPFISDIYLSDKDRSLLATSDIDPLLQKKIIDRFAMQVNQMLSSYQSKYKIQPIDSILISSTISNINNIIDNLQEALPNISIKIFDALKTVTLPENLKEKILAESNLSVFSSVLGLATRKLDVFGYYEYVTGTNNINLLPNRDGVKNQEKMKFLSRWGVVIFVALSIFTAAWSFFNDDANIEEGEKQLIEYQELKKQKQAKLTILNELKSDREELSGMLEASKNITSNQAFMYSVLLDVNASVPQGVSLNRINYTGSNILTLSGLSISDQNILQFIENLGESSVIDKASLLTMSIQVKNKRNYKSFSIRCGLVKQKTLENKEKLNGN; this comes from the coding sequence ATGAACTACCTAAGTAAGCTTAGCGTAGAGCAAGAAGATCTTGTGGGTGTAGATATTACTCCTGGATGTATTCGACTGGCTCAGTTAAGTGGCAATGATGATAAGTGGTTACTCACAAAATTAGGTTATAAGTATATTGATGATGCTACAGATACGAACTCTATTAAAAGTCAAGCCGAACAGTACGTTAATAAGCTTGTTCAAACTATAGCATCAGCTAAAATAACCACCACCAATGCTGCGGTTTCTATTCCTGTTAGTAGTGCGATTATTAAGGTGGTTACCCTGCCACTCATGAGCGATGAAGAGCTTCAAGAGGCGGTGGACACAAATTCTCTGTGGGAGAATGCTGTGCAACTTACCGATAATTTAGAAGACTATTCCATATTTTGGCAGGTTCTTAAGCGCAATACAGCTGAAAATCAAATGGACTTGTTATTTGTAGCTTCTAAATTAGATGATATTGATCATTATTTGGATATTGTTAGGCAGGCGGGACTCAATCCCGTAGTAGTGGATGTTCGTTGTTTTGCAATTCGTAATGCATTAGAGCTTCGCAAGGACTTAACTAAAGGAGATGCGCCAATCGCAATTTTAGAGTTTGGTCTTAATGAGAATTACATATTGATTTTGCATGAAGACTCTCCATTTATTTCAGATATTTACCTTTCTGACAAAGATAGAAGCTTGTTGGCTACTTCTGATATTGACCCTTTATTGCAAAAAAAGATTATCGATCGATTTGCAATGCAAGTTAATCAAATGCTTTCTTCATATCAATCAAAATATAAAATTCAGCCAATTGACTCTATATTGATTTCTTCAACAATATCTAATATTAATAATATTATTGATAATTTGCAAGAAGCATTGCCCAATATTAGTATCAAAATATTTGACGCTCTTAAAACAGTCACCCTACCTGAAAATTTAAAAGAAAAAATATTGGCAGAATCTAATTTATCCGTATTCTCTTCTGTATTAGGCCTGGCAACTCGTAAGCTTGACGTGTTTGGTTATTATGAGTATGTCACAGGTACTAATAATATTAACTTACTACCTAATAGAGACGGTGTAAAAAATCAAGAAAAAATGAAATTTCTATCTCGCTGGGGTGTTGTAATATTTGTAGCTCTTTCTATTTTTACTGCTGCCTGGAGTTTTTTCAATGATGATGCAAATATTGAAGAAGGTGAAAAACAATTAATTGAGTATCAAGAGCTTAAAAAACAAAAGCAAGCCAAATTGACAATTCTTAATGAGCTCAAGAGTGATAGGGAAGAGCTTAGCGGAATGCTTGAAGCTAGCAAGAATATTACCTCTAACCAGGCTTTTATGTATTCTGTGTTGTTAGATGTTAATGCTTCAGTTCCTCAGGGCGTGTCATTAAATAGAATAAATTATACTGGAAGCAATATATTAACCCTTTCTGGATTGTCAATCAGTGATCAAAATATATTACAGTTTATTGAAAATTTGGGAGAATCTAGCGTAATAGATAAAGCTTCTTTGTTAACAATGTCGATACAAGTAAAAAATAAGCGAAATTATAAGTCATTTTCTATAAGGTGTGGATTGGTCAAGCAGAAAACACTTGAAAATAAGGAGAAACTCAATGGCAATTAA
- a CDS encoding pilus assembly protein, whose protein sequence is MKNFKIYQNIILLVSLLLLSMQTYSWHRYSDVTTGAIIYNSVVSESRTIALGVNKHGHLNTRTGNIVSNAGATGLAYKWPSGKSRAVGSWQDATSPGCLCEGWGVSGNGYVGRAAVDTGGIYGLTLDSFEPSIANIKSVTKMGPTGYGSTPIKDSEILQITHDYGPAPEAQHTLFQGLVTISNISDGVVNNVRYRRTMDWDIPPTEFREYVSHGGVSKSIAASSFPKLIESCDNGFETPDPLRGCRNLSWRGSTKNVDFDHNGPQDHGSSFTFQFPDLKCGESVSFMMYYGVANTRVKALEAIKAVGADLYSLGASRASRDGITFIFAFKGVSGVKLATDLPPKAATLPSLDRVQATGKILAYKDRLYNTTFEYRKDQQWKGHLYRRDLITDGDNKGDVSTSIAIDAGVLLRDKKPSKRNIWTATNGVLTSTKGNDNFTTTNRSVLKTALYRDTEIAVDDEVDDIVNFIRGHDSYDEDGDANFTEERDWKLADIYHANLVLSIPPSNSDTSTSEKSRAYYKKTRTKPYSDFIAANVSRKEVIYAAANDGMLHAFDTESLEELWAFVPPPVLDKLRQMHKTKGSDGVKGKSNSIYLVDGTPTIKDIYYKDQWRTVLMAGLGYGGKGYYAIDITDPDSPSHLFSFLHDGSKRVVDYWASDGTLTTYDYVKEVVPDGLNYSKLSEAWTRPFITLIPYNDELKWVAVLGGGYAGADEESAGYARYIYIIDLEPSASLPDKQGTVLKSIELASSSESDIANGVVAAISAISADSASGANYYGILAYVSDLQGKTWKLDLAHSDKNPDVDKVDSDIFIAENHLNAQATLANDRLMYHKLTNSFVDGTPYHYTGTGDIIRLQRTDDTINNRIFGIRDTDFPKHVNTDGTISYTASSLEDGFTGSCPGEGKRGWYRDLSNILPDRQWSKVTAEAAVDAKYAYFSVYSPVKSETCRVDGESNLIKLEKKCGTSLTDGSSVIDLGIGIVGETTIYKGNFYTIVSNRKESEAAFEGGGPDIYRGKVEGGDGGGSVTTPPSSVSTESWRQVF, encoded by the coding sequence ATGAAAAATTTTAAAATTTATCAAAATATAATTTTATTAGTGTCTTTGTTGTTACTATCAATGCAAACTTATTCGTGGCATCGATATTCTGATGTAACCACAGGAGCAATTATTTACAACTCTGTTGTTTCTGAAAGTCGAACAATAGCTTTGGGCGTTAATAAGCATGGCCATCTAAATACACGAACTGGAAATATAGTCTCTAATGCCGGTGCAACAGGGTTGGCGTATAAATGGCCAAGTGGAAAAAGCAGGGCAGTGGGTAGTTGGCAAGATGCCACCTCTCCTGGCTGTTTGTGCGAAGGCTGGGGCGTAAGCGGCAATGGTTATGTCGGGAGAGCGGCTGTTGATACGGGTGGTATTTACGGCTTAACGCTTGATTCATTTGAGCCTAGTATCGCTAATATTAAATCGGTAACTAAGATGGGCCCGACTGGATATGGGTCAACGCCTATTAAAGACAGTGAAATATTACAAATCACTCATGATTATGGGCCTGCACCAGAAGCACAACATACGCTTTTTCAAGGGCTAGTTACCATTAGCAATATCTCAGATGGGGTGGTAAACAATGTCCGTTATAGAAGAACCATGGACTGGGATATTCCACCTACGGAGTTTCGGGAGTATGTAAGTCATGGCGGTGTTAGTAAATCTATAGCAGCTTCAAGCTTTCCAAAGCTAATTGAGTCATGTGATAATGGTTTTGAGACCCCTGATCCGTTACGAGGATGTAGAAATTTATCATGGAGAGGAAGCACAAAGAATGTTGATTTTGATCATAATGGACCTCAAGATCATGGATCTTCTTTTACCTTTCAATTTCCTGATTTAAAGTGTGGTGAGTCTGTTTCATTTATGATGTATTACGGTGTGGCTAATACACGAGTGAAAGCACTAGAAGCTATTAAGGCCGTTGGTGCTGATCTTTATTCATTAGGAGCATCTAGAGCTTCAAGAGATGGAATTACCTTTATTTTTGCATTTAAAGGGGTGAGCGGCGTTAAGCTGGCTACCGATTTACCACCAAAGGCTGCAACTTTGCCAAGCCTGGATAGAGTGCAAGCGACTGGAAAAATTTTAGCTTATAAGGATAGGTTGTATAACACAACTTTTGAATACAGAAAAGATCAGCAGTGGAAGGGACACTTATATAGAAGAGATTTAATTACTGATGGCGATAATAAAGGCGATGTATCAACATCTATTGCGATTGATGCGGGTGTTTTATTAAGAGATAAAAAACCCTCTAAAAGAAATATTTGGACAGCAACAAATGGAGTGCTAACCTCTACAAAAGGTAATGACAATTTTACAACAACTAATCGTAGTGTTCTTAAAACTGCCTTATATAGAGATACCGAAATAGCAGTTGATGATGAAGTGGATGATATCGTTAATTTTATAAGAGGGCATGATTCTTATGATGAAGATGGAGATGCTAACTTTACAGAAGAACGAGACTGGAAGTTAGCCGATATTTATCATGCAAATTTAGTGCTTTCCATACCGCCTAGTAATTCTGATACAAGCACCTCTGAGAAGTCTAGAGCATATTATAAAAAAACCAGAACTAAGCCATATTCTGATTTTATTGCTGCCAATGTAAGTAGAAAAGAGGTGATTTATGCAGCTGCTAATGACGGCATGCTGCATGCTTTTGATACCGAATCTTTAGAAGAATTATGGGCCTTTGTGCCACCACCAGTACTAGACAAATTGCGACAAATGCATAAAACCAAAGGTAGTGATGGAGTCAAAGGTAAGAGCAACTCCATTTACCTTGTGGACGGCACACCCACGATTAAAGATATTTATTATAAAGATCAATGGCGAACCGTTTTGATGGCTGGTCTTGGTTATGGCGGCAAAGGTTATTATGCGATTGATATTACAGATCCTGACAGTCCATCGCATTTATTTTCGTTTTTACATGACGGCTCAAAGAGAGTAGTTGATTACTGGGCTTCTGATGGCACATTAACGACTTATGACTATGTTAAAGAGGTTGTTCCAGACGGACTTAATTACTCTAAATTAAGTGAAGCTTGGACGCGACCATTTATTACATTAATACCTTATAACGATGAATTAAAATGGGTGGCAGTTTTGGGTGGCGGTTATGCAGGAGCTGATGAAGAGTCTGCTGGCTATGCAAGATATATATATATTATTGACCTCGAGCCAAGCGCCTCTTTGCCAGATAAGCAAGGAACAGTACTTAAGTCGATCGAATTAGCTAGCTCCTCTGAAAGTGATATCGCTAATGGTGTAGTTGCTGCTATTTCAGCAATTAGTGCTGATAGTGCCAGTGGTGCGAATTATTACGGTATTTTGGCATATGTGTCTGATTTACAAGGAAAAACATGGAAGCTAGATCTTGCGCATTCTGATAAAAATCCAGATGTAGATAAGGTTGATTCAGACATATTTATTGCTGAAAATCACCTTAATGCTCAAGCTACACTGGCAAATGATCGATTAATGTACCACAAGTTGACTAATAGTTTTGTCGATGGTACTCCATATCATTATACCGGCACTGGGGATATTATTAGATTACAACGAACGGACGATACAATCAATAATAGGATATTTGGTATTCGAGACACGGATTTTCCTAAGCATGTAAATACTGACGGTACCATCTCTTATACAGCATCTTCGTTAGAAGATGGCTTTACAGGCAGCTGCCCTGGAGAAGGTAAAAGAGGCTGGTATCGGGATTTATCTAACATCCTACCAGATAGGCAATGGTCTAAGGTTACAGCAGAGGCCGCTGTGGATGCAAAATATGCATATTTTTCAGTTTATAGTCCAGTTAAGAGTGAAACATGTCGAGTGGATGGCGAATCAAATTTAATAAAACTTGAAAAAAAATGTGGAACTTCACTTACTGACGGGTCGAGTGTTATCGATCTCGGCATTGGTATTGTAGGAGAAACCACTATTTACAAAGGAAATTTTTACACAATTGTTAGTAATCGAAAAGAGAGTGAGGCTGCTTTTGAAGGTGGAGGACCAGATATTTATAGGGGGAAGGTAGAAGGTGGTGATGGTGGTGGATCAGTGACCACTCCACCATCAAGTGTCTCTACAGAATCTTGGAGACAGGTATTTTAA